The Mixophyes fleayi isolate aMixFle1 chromosome 1, aMixFle1.hap1, whole genome shotgun sequence genome includes a region encoding these proteins:
- the TPGS2 gene encoding tubulin polyglutamylase complex subunit 2 isoform X2: MADKTEHTMASHIEKLTLGISKIIESSPGVTEMKFEEIPPAERHMIVSWEQKHCCVLPEDLKNFYLMTDGFQMSWSVKLDDNPIQVGSMLINSISDLIQLRSPSTYALPSSPTLALLDDDSDEEVSY; encoded by the exons ATGGCCGATAAGACTGAACACACAATGGCTTCTCACATAGAGAAACTCACCCTGGGCATTAGCAAGATTATAG AGTCCTCTCCTGGTGTGACCGAAATGAAGTTTGAGGAGATCCCTCCTGCCGAGCGTCACATGATTGTATCCTGGGAGCAG AAGCACTGCTGCGTGTTACCCGAGGATTTGAAGAACTTTTATCTCATGACGGACGGCTTCCAAATGTCCTGGTCGGTGAAGCTGGATG ATAATCCCATCCAGGTGGGCTCCATGCTGATCAATAGTATTTCCGATCTGATTCAGCTGAGAAGTCCCTCTACGTACGCATTACCCAGCTCCCCGACCCTCGCGCTCCTGGATGACGACTCGGATGAGGAAG TATCTTATTGA